Proteins co-encoded in one Juglans regia cultivar Chandler chromosome 16, Walnut 2.0, whole genome shotgun sequence genomic window:
- the LOC108995519 gene encoding myosin-binding protein 3-like: METNKFASMLHRNTNNLTLILVYAILEWTLIVLLLLNSLFSYLIIKFADYFGLKRPCLWCSRIDHVLEPGKSKVSYRDLVCEAHASEISKLGYCFNHRKLAESHDMCEDCSSSSQPDCPELSKRFAFFPLINKIGFIQSSDQKLGGNGEENLNCSCCGLNVESKFYSPCILIKPSWADFDFSHKENLIAETGVDSQTNECVHSDRSRSNSETSLCEDERSIGEKKEIQIISDFVTDGCSGKREQEAEEKCDVFDFGWKELVAIEDEKLEIVKEKMQELEKEENFIESMDDQSCDQSMAHVNFSKETSHETWPQHLEFFIDGEDCTLIAVELIGSPATEDGDQPRYGADDQGNCDSDVILEFNMHAEENAEPLSENWQSSGENLALLSSHESKEAPKVAVVESVVMVETDSTSVMHTEGDLSDLVWEEYEQAAITQPTQTPSSDDDHEEQETAETRREMDSDVPIASEEVIQTQSCEFDAEISSGAEILDQKPLDESQPQEVHKSCDFDAEISRGAEIPDEEPLDEAQHQEVLPSYERRQQYPSTSSVMLHVNDDNGPKPAEEEVFYFTTISVESNKQAINNHVSVRSEPNEIEEEKVPDTPTSVESLHHLHKKLLLLERKESRTEESLDGSVIGEIEGGELTIEKLESALRAERKALNALYAELEEERSSSAVAANQTMAMINRLQEEKAAMQMEALQYQRMMEEQSEYDQEALQLLNELMVKREKEKQEVEKELGMYRKKVQDYEAKEKMRMLRRTDSSTRSIASCSNAEDSDGLSIDLNHEAKERDSSFGNQESSNQNTPTDAVVYLEESLANFEEERLSILQQLKELEEKLLTLSDGEEQHFEDLIPVENGNGYHYNSDADIEANAFENGHSKEMNGKHHQEISIKGSKARRLLPLFDAIVTDGEDALGNGHEQGFGSVPFQTSLDTKFEMENKLAIKEEVDNVYERLQALEADREFLKHCVNSLSKGDKGLNLLQEILEHLHDLRGVELRVRKMVDGPLY, from the exons ATGGAAACCAACAAGTTTGCAAGCATGTTGCATAGAAACACCAACAACCTCACCCTTATTCTCGTCTATGCCATACTAGAATGGACTCTGATCGTACTTCTCCTTCTTAATTCTCTGTTCTCTTATCTGATCATTAAATTCGCCGATTACTTTGGCCTCAAAAGGCCCTGCTTATGGTGTTCTAGGATTGATCATGTCTTAGAGCCTGGAAAGAGTAAAGTTTCTTATAGAGATCTTGTTTGTGAAGCTCATGCCTCTGAGATTTCCAAGCTGGGTTATTGCTTTAATCATCGGAAACTGGCCGAGTCCCATGATATGTGCGAGGATTGCTCATCCTCATCGCAACCTGATTGTCCAGAATTATCAAAAAGGTTTGCTTTCTTTCCATTAATAAACAAGATTGGTTTTATTCAGAGCAGTGATCAGAAACTCGGTGGAAATGGGGAGGAGAATTTGAACTGCTCTTGCTGTGGCTTAAATGTGGAAAGCAAATTCTACTCTCCTTGTATATTGATTAAGCCTTCTTGGGCGGATTTCGATTTCTCCCATAAAGAGAATTTGATTGCGGAAACAGGGGTTGATTCTCAAACTAATGAATGTGTACATTCGGATCGAAGCAGATCGAATTCCGAGACTAGTCTATGCGAAGATGAACGAAGTATTGgagaaaagaaggaaattcAGATTATTTCTGATTTTGTAACTGATGGTTGTTCTGGTAAAAGAGAACAGGAGGCAGAGGAGAAATGTGATGTATTTGACTTTGGCTGGAAGGAACTGGTAGCTATTGAAGACGAAAAATTGGAAATCGTTAAAGAAAAAATGCAAGAGCTCGAAAAGGAGGAGAATTTCATTGAATCCATGGATGATCAGTCTTGTGATCAGTCTATGGCTCATGTCAATTTTAGTAAGGAAACGTCCCATGAAACTTGGCCTCAGCATCTCGAGTTTTTCATTGATGGTGAAGATTGTACGTTGATTGCAGTTGAATTGATAGGCTCTCCTGCCACAGAAGACGGAGATCAACCAAGATATGGAGCGGATGATCAAGGAAATTGTGATTCAGAcgttattttggaatttaataTGCATGCGGAGGAAAACGCCGAACCGTTGTCGGAGAATTGGCAGAGTTCAGGTGAGAATTTGGCATTACTTTCATCCCATGAGAGCAAGGAGGCGCCCAaggttgcagtggttgaatccGTAGTGATGGTTGAGACTGACAGTACCTCTGTAATGCATACAGAAGGAGATTTATCGGATTTAGTGTGGGAAGAATATGAACAAGCTGCTATTACTCAACCAACTCAAACGCCGTCaagtgatgatgatcatgaggaGCAAGAAACTGCAGAAACAAGAAGAGAAATGGATTCAGATGTTCCTATAG CATCTGAAGAAGTAATTCAAACGCAGAGCTGTGAATTTGATGCAGAGATCTCAAGCGGGGCAGAGATTCTTGATCAGAAACCACTTGATGAGTCTCAACCCCAAGAGGTTCATAAGAGCTGTgactttgatgcagagatcTCAAGGGGGGCAGAGATTCCTGATGAGGAACCACTTGATGAGGCTCAACACCAAGAGGTTCTTCCATCATATGAACGCAGGCAACAATATCCTTCCACCAGCTCCGTCATGTTGCATGTCAATGATGATAATG GTCCTAAGCCAGCTGAAGAAGAGGTTTTTTACTTCACAACCATCTCAGTAGAAAGTAATAAGCAAGCAATAAACAATCATGTATCGGTACGTTCAGAGCCTAATGAAATAGAGGAAGAGAAGGTTCCTGATACACCTACTTCTGTGGAAAGCTTGCATCACTTGCACAAGAAGTTGCTATTGCTTGAGAGGAAGGAATCAAGAACAGAAGAGTCCTTAGATGGAAGTGTCATTGGTGAGATAGAAGGAGGTGAGCTGACAATTGAGAAGTTGGAGTCAGCATTGAGGGCTGAAAGGAAGGCTTTGAATGCCTTATATGCAGAACTAGAAGAAGAGAGAAGTTCTTCTGCTGTGGCAGCTAACCAGACAATGGCGATGATAAACAGGCTCCAGGAAGAGAAGGCTGCAATGCAAATGGAAGCATTGCAATATCAAAGAATGATGGAAGAGCAATCTGAGTATGACCAGGAAGCTTTACAGCTTCTGAATGAGCTTATGgtcaaaagggaaaaagagaagcAGGAGGTGGAAAAGGAGTTGGGAATGTATCGTAAGAAGGTCCAGGATTATGAGgctaaagaaaaaatgaggATGTTGAGGAGAACAGATAGTAGCACAAGAAGCATTGCTTCTTGTAGCAATGCCGAGGACAGTGATGGACTATCGATTGACTTGAACCATGAAGCAAAGGAAAGAGATAGTTCCTTTGGAAATCAAGAAAGTAGCAACCAAAACACTCCCACTGATGCTGTTGTTTATTTGGAGGAGTCCCTTGCAAACTTTGAGGAAGAAAGGCTATCAATTTTACAGCAGCTCAAGGAGTTGGAAGAGAAGCTTTTGACATTGAGTGATGGGGAGGAACAACACTTTGAGGATCTCATACCGGTTGAGAATGGAAATGGATACCATTATAATTCAGATGCTGACATTGAAGCAAAtgcttttgaaaatggtcattCCAAGGAAATGAATGGAAAGCATCATCAAGAGATTAGCATCAAAGGGTCAAAGGCAAGGAGACTTCTTCCCCTTTTTGATGCTATTGTTACAGATGGTGAAGATGCTTTGGGGAACGGACATGAACAAGGGTTTGGTTCTGTTCCATTTCAAACATCCTTAGACACCAAGTTTGAAATGGAGAATAAGCTTGCTATAAAAGAGGAAGTAGATAATGTATATGAGAGGCTTCAAGCACTTGAAGCAGATAGGGAGTTTCTAAAGCACTGTGTCAACTCCTTGAGCAAAGGAGATAAGGGATTAAATCTTCTCCAAGAGATTTTAGAACATCTTCATGATCTTAGGGGTGTGGAACTCCGAGTCAGGAAGATGGTGGATGGTCCTTTATATTGA